Part of the Streptomyces sp. WMMC500 genome is shown below.
ACGTCAGCCCCGCCCTGGCGGCCGATCTGTACGCGATGCAGGCCAAGGCGTACGCCTTCCTCGGCGACCGCTCGGGCACGCTCGCCTGCATCCGTCGCGCCGAGTCCGCCGCCGGGCGGATCAGCGCACGCCAGGAGCCGGCCGAGACGGACTACGTCCAGCCGGGTCTGGTCAACGTGCAGGTCGCCGAGGCGCTCTTACGCATCGGGGACCTGCGCGCCGCCCGCGAACAGGCGGCGACCGCCGTGCACCGGCCCGCGCACGACCGGGGGCGGGTGCACCGGCTGGCGATTCTGAGCCACGTCGAGCTGCGTCAGGGGGACGCCGAGGAGGCGGCGCAGTCGGCGCTGGAAATGGCAAGGGCGGCCAGAGGGATGGAGTCGCAGCGGCTGCGGGACAGGTTGCGCGCGGTCCGTCGCCATCTGACCGAGACCGGCGGAGGAGGGACCGCCGAGGCGGCAGAGCTGATCGACGCAGCGTTGCGCGTTCCGCTCTGAGGGGGGCCGTCACCGCCACTGGACGGCGACAAGGGGGATTACGTGCGATGGAGGAATCTCAGGGAGCACACCGTGTACGAAAACCGATGGTTCCGCGTCAACCTGGCCGACGTGGAACTCCCGGACGGGCGCCACCTTGATCACTATCTGATCCGCCTGCGACCCGTCGCCGTGGCGACCGCGGTCAACGAGGCGAACGAGGTGCTGCTGCTGTGGCGGCACCGTTTCATCACCGACGTCTACGGATGGGAGCTGGCCGCCGGGGTGGTGGAGGACGGGGAGGACCCCGAGGCCGCCGCCGCCCGCGAGATGGAGGAGGAGACCGGCTGGCGGCCCGGCCCGCTCACGCACCTGATGACCGTCGAGCCGTCCAACGGCCTGACGGACGCGCGCCACCTCATCTACTACGCCACGGAGGCGGTGCAGATCGGCGATCCCGAGGACGACTTCGAGTCCGACAGACGCGAGTGGGTGCCCCTGAAGGGGGTGCCCGACATGGTGGGCCGCGGGGAGGTGCCCGCGGCGAACATGGCCGCGGCGCTGCTGATGCTCCATCATCTCCGCCTCGGCCCCTGACCGGCCCACGCCCGGCCGCCGGCCCCGCCACGGCGGGACCGGCTGCCGGCGATCGAGGGCCGCGCGCGCCGCTCAGCGGCCCACGGCCTGCCATAACGCCAGCACCATTGCCGCAGCGCCGGTCAGCGCGGCGATCGACGGCAGTGGCCAGCGCGAGTGCTCCAGCGAGGTGACGCGTGCCGTCAACTCGTCGATATCGCGTTCCATCTGCTGACTGCGCTGTGACAGCAGTGCGAGCCGCCCGTCGATGCGGGCCAGGCCCACGTCGAGCGAGCGCCGGATCTCGGCGAGCTCGGACACGACCGCACTCGTGTCGGGTTCGGTGGCCACGGTCTGCTCTCCTTCGTCCCGTCCGTGCCCCCGCGTCCACCATCCATGGAAGCCCCACCAGGGGGGCGCACGGCAGCGTGTGGAGGGTGCATGTGCACGTGCAACGGATGCGCCCCGTGTGAATACGTCACGCACGGTGACGAAAGCCGGCGTACTGACCGGCGCGGGCCGGCGCGGGAGGGCGCGGGAGGCCCGCGAAAGGCGGGCGGGAAGCAGCCGGAGGCCGCCCGGATACTCCACCGGGAGCAGGCCGGGTGCCGCTGGCCGTACGACGACCCGGACCCCCTCCGGGCGGGAGTCTCGATGGTGTTGGCAACACGGAAACCATCGAGGAGTTGAGACCGATGAACACCCTGGCGCACTGGAACGACGGCGGACCCGGTCCCTGGATCCTGCTCTTCCCGCTCATGTGGGCGCTCGTCATCGGCGGCCTGTTCTTCGGCGTCGGCCGCGTCGTCCGGCGCGGCCGCGGCGCCCCCTGGCAGCGGTTCCGCGGCGGCCCCGGCGGTCCGGGCTACGGCGAGCAGTCGCCGATCGCCGTCCTCGGCCGCCGCTTCGCGGCCGGCGAGATCGACGAGGACGAGTACTGGCGCCGGCTGTCCGTCCTGAACGAGGAGTTCGGCCGCCACGCCGAGGGCAAGGGCGGTGCGGCATGACACCCGCCACCGCCCCCGTCCTCACCGGCGCCGCCGCCCGCGTCGTCGACGCGGTCAAGGTCTACGGCACCGGCGACACCGAGGTCCGGGCGCTCGACGGCGTCGGCGTCGCCTTCCCCGCCGGGCGGTTCACGGCCATCATGGGCCCCTCGGGGTCCGGGAAGTCCACGCTGATGCACTGCGCCGCCGGCCTCGACACGCTCACCGCAGGCGCCGCCTTCATCGGCGACACCGAGCTGGGCGCGCTCGACGACAAGCGGCTGACGATACTGCGCCGCGACCGGATCGGCTTCGTCTTCCAGGCGTTCAACCTGCTGCCCACGCTGACCGTCGCGGAGAACATCACCCTGCCGATGGACCTCGC
Proteins encoded:
- a CDS encoding NUDIX domain-containing protein; translation: MRWRNLREHTVYENRWFRVNLADVELPDGRHLDHYLIRLRPVAVATAVNEANEVLLLWRHRFITDVYGWELAAGVVEDGEDPEAAAAREMEEETGWRPGPLTHLMTVEPSNGLTDARHLIYYATEAVQIGDPEDDFESDRREWVPLKGVPDMVGRGEVPAANMAAALLMLHHLRLGP
- a CDS encoding SHOCT domain-containing protein, with protein sequence MNTLAHWNDGGPGPWILLFPLMWALVIGGLFFGVGRVVRRGRGAPWQRFRGGPGGPGYGEQSPIAVLGRRFAAGEIDEDEYWRRLSVLNEEFGRHAEGKGGAA